In one window of Cellulophaga sp. HaHa_2_95 DNA:
- a CDS encoding Ig-like domain-containing protein, producing the protein MNKLYKYTFGFLALLALIIACTKEVGLYTEVEFEITEEHEVDGFISTPLATFLTITPEELLEDLSYSFSYKINSGAGYFEAVDGSIIQEGEKASFNPLSASLDYIPTAIGDHSVTFTASDTFGFTEEITLTYTITNIPVTWTAEGPTDPVLLGSSQSITVTLGNEAAVTGATYQRNYSFSEGSGNLYTAAPESNTITVNDFVSIEPGTYQLEYISNELGVTTIEFLLRDSNEQELIATVTFEVVDELSTEKEITSFIVNGVAGTITGTTIDVVLPEGTDLTALAPVIIHNGASISPESETNQDFSSPIIYTVTAQDETIQAYTVNCSIEGNDSKDITDIAINGIPGTITGTNISVTLPAGTDVTALEPTVTHTGATISPVSDAAQDFTNPVIYTVTAEDASTQGYTITVTVAPSDSKDITAFSIDGINGTITGTDISITLPSITDVTALEPTVTHTGATVSLASGVAQDFTNPVIYTVSAEDASTQEYTVTVTVAQSDSKDITTFTIDGETVNNPATAFTITLPAGTDVTALSPSITHTGASINPASGVAQDFTSPVDYTVTAADGTAQVYTVTVNLAAPLSSTKDITSFSIDGETVNDPATAFTITLPAGTDVTALRPTIVHEGNSISPASGVTQDFTSPVEYTVTAADGTAQVYTITVSLAPALSSDKDITSFTIDGETVNNPATAFTITLPAGTDVTALSPSIIHTGASINPASGVVQDFTSPVDYTVTAADGTTQVYTITVSLAPALNSDKDITSFSIDGETVNNPATAFTITLPAGTDVTALSPSIIHTGASINPASGVAQDFTSPVEYTVTAADGTAQVYTITVSLAPALSSDKDITSFSIDGETVNNPATAFTITLPAGTDVAALSPTIVHEGNSINPASSVAQDFTSPVDYTVTAADGTTQVYTITVSLAPALSSDKDITSFTIDGETVNNPATAFTITLPAGTDVTALSPSITHTGASINPASGVVQDFTSPVDYTVTAADASTKIYAVTVIAVNELPVANDFNYSAEQDSNNNSIDVASEISDGDGDTLTVTIGSPLNGSAAISGTIVTYSPTTGYSGNDQITYTINDGNGGTDSGIISITVNPAAVNEVPVANDFNYSAEQDSSNNSIDVASEISDGDGDTLTVTIGSPLNGSAAISGTVITYSPTTGYSGNDQITYTINDGNGGTDSGIISITVNPSAVNEVPVANDFNYSAEQDSSNNSIDVADEISDGDGDTLTVTIGSPLNGTAAISGTVITYSPTTGYSGNDQITYTINDGNGGTDSGIISITVNPSAVNEVPVANDFNYSVVGNSTNNSIDVASEISDGDGNPLTVTIGTPANGEATISGTLINYTPTINFVGNDQLNYTISDGNGGTDSATITISVNIPNQIPVANNFNFTVNTNSTNNSINLASEISDPDGNPLTIAIETPTNGEATILGTVITYTPNPDFTGSDQITYTINDGNGGTDSGLINITVSIPITFDPTTGVYTAPAGSTVTVYLDTQGVGKGSAWVNIVESSLNINTSWNGLEDEIFLESDTDSFIMPASGVVTFEGNHFDTFNFSFGSSNVNIFNNQGGPSAISFSMDRNIAMPQ; encoded by the coding sequence ATGAATAAACTTTACAAATACACTTTCGGATTTTTAGCCTTACTAGCTTTAATCATAGCCTGTACCAAAGAAGTTGGCTTGTATACAGAAGTAGAATTTGAAATCACGGAAGAACATGAAGTTGATGGGTTTATCAGTACACCTCTAGCAACTTTTCTAACAATTACTCCAGAAGAACTACTAGAAGATCTTAGTTATTCTTTTTCGTATAAAATAAATTCTGGAGCGGGGTATTTTGAAGCTGTTGATGGAAGTATAATTCAAGAAGGAGAAAAGGCTTCTTTTAATCCACTATCAGCTTCATTAGATTATATTCCAACAGCTATAGGAGATCATTCGGTAACCTTTACTGCATCCGATACTTTTGGATTTACAGAAGAAATAACCCTTACCTATACCATTACCAATATTCCAGTTACCTGGACCGCCGAAGGACCTACAGACCCAGTGCTATTAGGAAGCTCTCAAAGTATTACGGTGACCTTAGGAAATGAAGCGGCTGTAACAGGAGCAACCTACCAAAGAAATTATTCGTTCTCTGAAGGCTCTGGTAATTTATATACCGCAGCTCCTGAAAGCAATACTATTACGGTGAATGATTTTGTAAGCATTGAACCAGGAACCTATCAATTGGAATATATTTCTAACGAATTAGGGGTTACAACGATTGAGTTCTTATTAAGAGATAGTAATGAGCAAGAATTAATAGCTACCGTTACCTTTGAAGTTGTGGATGAACTCTCTACTGAAAAAGAAATTACTTCCTTTATAGTAAATGGAGTAGCAGGGACAATTACGGGAACTACTATTGATGTTGTACTTCCTGAAGGAACCGATTTGACTGCTTTAGCTCCAGTAATTATACATAATGGAGCAAGTATTTCTCCGGAATCAGAAACAAATCAAGACTTTTCTAGTCCTATAATTTATACGGTTACTGCTCAAGATGAAACGATACAAGCGTATACGGTGAATTGTAGTATTGAGGGTAATGATTCAAAAGATATCACTGATATTGCAATCAATGGTATCCCTGGAACTATTACAGGGACTAACATTTCGGTCACCTTACCTGCAGGAACAGACGTAACTGCACTCGAGCCTACTGTAACTCATACTGGTGCAACTATAAGCCCTGTTTCAGATGCAGCACAAGATTTTACAAATCCTGTAATTTATACGGTTACTGCTGAAGATGCATCTACGCAAGGGTACACCATTACAGTAACTGTTGCTCCCAGTGATTCAAAAGATATTACAGCATTTTCAATTGATGGTATAAATGGAACTATTACAGGGACTGATATTTCTATAACATTACCTTCTATAACAGACGTAACTGCACTGGAGCCCACTGTAACTCATACTGGCGCTACTGTAAGTCTTGCTTCAGGCGTAGCGCAAGATTTTACAAATCCTGTAATTTATACGGTTAGTGCTGAAGATGCGTCTACGCAAGAGTACACCGTTACAGTAACTGTTGCTCAGAGTGATTCAAAAGACATCACCACATTTACTATTGATGGAGAAACGGTGAACAATCCTGCAACAGCATTTACGATTACACTTCCTGCGGGAACTGATGTTACCGCACTCTCGCCATCTATTACACATACTGGAGCTTCTATCAATCCTGCTTCAGGTGTAGCACAAGATTTTACAAGTCCTGTTGATTATACAGTTACCGCAGCAGATGGAACTGCGCAAGTATATACCGTTACGGTGAATTTAGCTGCTCCTCTTAGTAGTACTAAAGACATCACATCATTTAGTATTGATGGAGAAACGGTGAATGATCCTGCAACAGCATTTACGATTACACTTCCTGCGGGAACTGATGTTACTGCATTAAGACCCACCATAGTACATGAAGGAAACTCAATCAGTCCTGCTTCAGGTGTAACACAAGATTTTACAAGTCCTGTTGAGTATACGGTTACCGCTGCTGATGGAACTGCGCAAGTGTATACAATTACAGTGAGTTTAGCTCCAGCCCTTAGCAGTGATAAGGACATTACATCATTTACTATTGATGGAGAAACGGTGAACAATCCTGCAACAGCATTTACCATTACCCTTCCTGCAGGAACTGATGTTACTGCACTTTCGCCATCTATTATACATACTGGAGCTTCTATCAATCCTGCTTCAGGTGTAGTTCAAGATTTTACAAGTCCTGTTGATTATACGGTTACCGCTGCTGATGGAACTACGCAAGTGTATACGATTACAGTGAGTTTAGCTCCAGCCCTTAACAGTGATAAGGACATTACATCATTTAGTATTGATGGAGAAACGGTAAACAATCCTGCAACAGCATTTACGATTACACTTCCCGCAGGAACTGATGTTACCGCACTTTCGCCATCTATTATACATACTGGAGCTTCTATCAATCCTGCTTCAGGTGTAGCGCAAGATTTTACAAGTCCTGTTGAGTATACAGTTACCGCTGCTGATGGAACTGCGCAAGTGTATACAATTACAGTGAGTTTAGCTCCAGCCCTTAGCAGTGATAAGGACATTACATCATTTAGTATTGATGGAGAAACGGTAAACAATCCTGCAACAGCATTTACCATTACCCTTCCTGCGGGAACTGATGTTGCGGCATTAAGTCCCACTATAGTACATGAAGGAAACTCAATCAATCCTGCTTCAAGTGTAGCACAAGATTTTACAAGTCCTGTTGATTATACGGTTACCGCTGCTGATGGAACTACGCAAGTGTATACGATTACAGTGAGTTTAGCTCCAGCCCTTAGCAGTGATAAGGACATTACATCATTTACTATTGATGGAGAAACGGTGAACAATCCTGCAACAGCATTTACGATTACACTTCCTGCGGGAACTGATGTTACCGCACTCTCGCCATCTATTACACATACTGGAGCTTCTATCAACCCTGCTTCAGGTGTAGTTCAAGATTTTACAAGTCCTGTTGATTATACAGTTACCGCAGCTGATGCAAGTACTAAAATATATGCCGTTACTGTGATTGCTGTAAACGAACTTCCTGTTGCGAATGATTTTAATTATTCTGCAGAACAAGATTCAAATAATAATTCTATTGATGTTGCTAGTGAAATTTCAGACGGTGATGGCGATACACTTACAGTTACCATTGGTTCTCCTTTAAACGGAAGCGCGGCTATTTCTGGTACCATAGTTACTTACTCTCCAACTACAGGTTATTCCGGTAATGATCAAATTACATATACTATTAATGATGGAAATGGAGGAACTGATTCGGGAATAATATCAATTACAGTTAATCCTGCTGCTGTCAATGAAGTTCCTGTTGCGAATGATTTTAATTATTCTGCAGAACAAGATTCAAGTAATAATTCTATTGATGTTGCTAGTGAAATTTCAGACGGTGATGGCGATACACTTACAGTTACCATTGGTTCTCCTTTAAACGGAAGCGCGGCTATTTCTGGTACCGTAATTACGTACTCTCCAACTACAGGTTATTCCGGTAATGATCAAATTACATATACTATTAATGATGGAAATGGAGGAACTGATTCGGGAATAATATCAATTACAGTTAATCCTTCTGCTGTCAATGAAGTTCCTGTTGCGAATGATTTTAATTATTCTGCAGAACAAGATTCAAGTAATAATTCTATTGATGTTGCTGATGAAATATCAGATGGTGATGGCGATACCCTTACCGTTACCATCGGTTCTCCTTTAAATGGAACCGCAGCTATTTCTGGTACCGTAATTACCTACTCTCCAACTACAGGTTATTCCGGTAATGACCAAATTACATATACTATTAATGATGGAAACGGAGGGACTGATTCGGGAATAATATCAATTACAGTTAATCCTTCTGCTGTTAATGAAGTTCCTGTTGCGAATGATTTTAATTATTCTGTAGTAGGTAACTCAACTAATAATTCAATTGATGTTGCTAGTGAAATATCAGATGGTGATGGTAATCCACTTACGGTAACTATTGGAACTCCCGCTAATGGAGAAGCAACAATCTCGGGGACTCTTATTAACTATACGCCTACAATTAACTTTGTAGGTAATGATCAATTAAATTATACCATAAGTGATGGAAATGGAGGAACTGATTCTGCTACAATAACAATTTCTGTTAATATTCCCAATCAAATACCTGTAGCAAATAATTTTAATTTTACTGTAAACACCAATTCAACTAATAATTCAATTAATTTGGCTAGTGAAATTTCAGATCCTGATGGTAATCCACTTACGATAGCTATTGAAACTCCCACAAATGGAGAAGCAACAATTTTAGGAACAGTAATAACTTATACTCCAAATCCTGATTTTACAGGTAGTGATCAAATTACGTATACTATCAATGATGGAAATGGAGGTACTGATTCTGGTTTAATTAATATTACAGTTAGTATACCTATTACTTTTGATCCAACAACGGGTGTTTATACTGCACCTGCTGGATCGACAGTAACTGTATATTTGGATACACAGGGTGTGGGAAAAGGTAGTGCATGGGTTAATATAGTAGAGAGTAGTTTAAATATCAATACGAGCTGGAATGGCTTAGAAGATGAAATATTTCTAGAAAGTGATACAGATTCTTTCATTATGCCTGCTTCTGGTGTTGTAACTTTTGAAGGAAATCATTTTGATACATTTAATTTTTCGTTTGGTTCTTCCAATGTTAATATTTTTAATAATCAAGGAGGACCATCAGCTATTAGCTTCAGTATGGACCGTAATATTGCAATGCCCCAATAA
- a CDS encoding S-layer family protein: protein MKTTYKYTFGFLALLALIIACTKEVGLYTEVEFEITEEHEVDGFINYPLTTFLTITPEELLEDLSYSYSYKINSGAGYFENVDGSIIQEGEKASFNPLSASLDYIPTAIGDHSVTFTASDTFGFTEEITLTYTITNIPVTWTAEGPTDPVLLGSSQSITVSLGNEAAVTGATYQRNYSFSEGSGNLYTAAPESNTITVNDFVSIEPGTYQLEYISNELGVTTIEFLLRDSNEQELVATVTFEVVDELSTEKEITSFMVNGVAGTITGTVIDVVLPEGTDLTALAPVIIHNGASISPESEISKDFTNPVIYTVTAQDETIQAYTVNCSIEGNDSKDITDIAINGIPGTITGTNISVTLPAGTDVTALEPTVTHTGATVSPVSDAAQDFTNPVIYTVTAEDASTQEYTVTVTVAPSDSKDITAFSIDGINGTITGTDISITLPSTTDVTALETTVTHTGATVSPVSGVAQDFTNPVIYTVSAEDASTQEYTITVTVAQSDSKDITTFTIDGLNGTITGTDITVILPSSTDVTALSPSITHTGASINPASGVAQDFTSPVDYTVSAADGTTQVYTITVSLAPALSSDKDITSFSIDGETVNNPATAFTITLPAGTDVAALSPIIVHEGNSINPASGVAQDFTSPVEYTITAADGTTQVYTITVNLAAPLSSTKDITSFSIDGETVNNPATAFTITLPAGTDVTALSPSIIHTGASINPASGVAQDFTSPVEYTVTAADGTAQVYTITVSLAPALSSDKDITSFSIDGETVNNPATAFTITLPAGTDVAALSPTIVHEGNSINPASSVAQDFTSPVDYTVTAADGTTQVYTITVSLAPALSSDKDITSFTIDGETVNNPATAFTITLLAGTDVTALSPSITHTGASINPASGVVQDFTSPVDYTVTAADGTTQVYTVTVNLAAPLSSTKDITSFTIDGETVNDPSTAFTITLPAGTDLATLSPSITHTGVSINPASGVAQNFTSPFEYTVTAADGTTQVYTVTVNLAAPLSSTKDITLFTIDGETVNDPSTAFTITLPAGTDLATLSPSITHTGASINPASGVVQDFSSPTIYTVTAADGSTKVYTVTVSLEASTTKEITAFTIGGVNGTISGTNISVTLPAGTNVTTLSPNLNHTGVFVNPASGVAQNFSSPTTYTVTAADGSTQVYTVTVSLEASTTKEITAFTIGGVNGTISGTNISVTLPAGTNVTALSPNLSHTGVFVNPASGVAQNFSSPTTYTVTAADGSTQVYTVTVSLEASTTKEITALTIGGVNGTISGTNISVTLPAGTNVTTLIPNVTHTGISVSPLTNVGQNFTNPVAYTVTAADGSTQVYTITVSLEASTTKEITGFSIGGVNGTISGTNISVTLPAGTNVTTLIPNVTHTGISVSPLTNVGQNFTNPVAYTVTAADGSTQVYTITVSLEASTTKEITAFTIGGVNGTISGTNISVTLPAGTNVTTLIPNVTHTGISVSPLTSVGLNFTNPVAYTVTAADGSTQVYTVTVIVPAVNQAPSAEATSDISSGLIDLEVQFSGSTSYDPDDGDILSYSWDFGDGTTAITANPSHTFTTAGTYMVTLTVSDNGTPILNNTDTITITVGKPNISAFVDAGEDILVGPFDYQFRLEGNFSGSTTVSSILWEEISTGSSTISSPNSFNTNVTITLGGTYIYKLTVIDNLGGVGSDIIEVTVVQCPDSCSTGESRCYDPATNICSCVNTSGPVAILCEAEGN from the coding sequence ATGAAAACTACTTACAAATATACTTTCGGATTTTTAGCCTTACTAGCTTTAATCATAGCCTGTACCAAAGAGGTTGGCTTGTATACTGAAGTTGAATTTGAAATCACGGAAGAACATGAGGTTGATGGATTCATTAATTATCCACTAACTACTTTCTTGACGATTACTCCTGAGGAACTATTAGAAGATCTTAGTTATTCTTATTCGTATAAAATAAATTCTGGAGCGGGGTATTTTGAAAATGTTGACGGAAGTATAATTCAAGAAGGAGAAAAGGCCTCTTTTAATCCACTATCAGCTTCATTAGATTATATTCCAACAGCTATAGGAGATCATTCGGTAACCTTTACTGCATCCGATACTTTTGGATTTACAGAAGAAATAACACTTACCTATACCATTACCAATATTCCAGTTACCTGGACCGCCGAAGGACCTACAGACCCAGTGCTATTAGGGAGCTCTCAAAGTATTACGGTATCCTTAGGAAATGAAGCGGCTGTAACAGGAGCAACCTACCAAAGAAATTATTCGTTCTCTGAAGGCTCTGGTAATTTATATACCGCAGCTCCTGAAAGCAATACTATTACGGTGAATGATTTTGTAAGCATTGAACCAGGAACCTATCAATTGGAATATATTTCTAATGAATTGGGGGTTACTACGATTGAGTTCTTACTCAGAGATAGCAACGAACAAGAATTAGTAGCTACCGTCACCTTTGAAGTTGTGGATGAACTTTCTACTGAAAAAGAAATTACTTCCTTTATGGTAAATGGAGTAGCAGGGACAATTACGGGAACTGTTATCGATGTAGTACTTCCTGAAGGAACCGATTTGACTGCTTTAGCACCCGTAATTATACATAATGGAGCAAGTATTTCTCCGGAATCAGAAATAAGTAAAGATTTTACGAATCCTGTAATTTATACCGTTACCGCTCAAGATGAAACGATACAAGCGTATACGGTGAATTGTAGTATTGAGGGTAATGATTCAAAAGATATCACTGATATTGCAATCAATGGTATCCCTGGAACTATTACAGGGACTAACATTTCGGTCACCTTACCTGCAGGAACAGACGTAACTGCACTCGAGCCTACTGTAACTCATACTGGTGCAACTGTAAGCCCTGTTTCAGATGCAGCACAAGATTTTACAAATCCTGTAATTTATACGGTTACTGCTGAAGATGCATCTACGCAAGAGTACACCGTTACGGTAACTGTTGCTCCCAGTGATTCAAAAGATATTACAGCATTTTCAATTGATGGTATAAATGGAACTATTACAGGGACTGATATTTCTATAACATTACCTTCTACAACAGACGTAACTGCACTGGAGACCACTGTAACTCATACTGGCGCTACTGTAAGTCCTGTTTCTGGAGTAGCACAAGATTTTACAAATCCTGTAATTTATACGGTTAGTGCTGAAGATGCGTCTACGCAAGAGTACACCATTACAGTAACTGTTGCTCAGAGTGATTCAAAAGACATCACCACATTTACTATTGATGGTTTAAATGGAACTATTACAGGAACCGATATTACTGTCATCTTACCTTCTTCAACCGACGTAACTGCCCTTTCGCCATCTATTACACATACTGGAGCTTCTATCAATCCTGCTTCAGGCGTAGCACAAGATTTTACAAGTCCTGTTGATTATACGGTTAGCGCTGCTGATGGAACTACGCAAGTGTATACGATTACAGTGAGTTTAGCTCCAGCCCTTAGCAGTGATAAGGACATTACATCATTTAGTATTGATGGAGAAACGGTGAACAATCCTGCAACAGCATTTACCATTACCCTTCCTGCGGGAACTGATGTTGCGGCATTAAGTCCTATTATAGTACATGAAGGAAACTCAATCAATCCTGCTTCAGGCGTAGCACAAGATTTTACAAGTCCTGTTGAGTATACGATTACCGCTGCTGATGGAACTACGCAAGTGTATACGATTACGGTGAATTTAGCTGCTCCTCTTAGTAGTACTAAAGACATTACATCATTTAGTATTGATGGAGAAACGGTAAACAATCCTGCAACAGCATTTACGATTACACTTCCCGCAGGAACTGATGTTACCGCACTTTCGCCATCTATTATACATACTGGAGCTTCTATCAATCCTGCTTCAGGTGTAGCGCAAGATTTTACAAGTCCTGTTGAGTATACAGTTACCGCTGCTGATGGAACTGCGCAAGTGTATACAATTACAGTGAGTTTAGCTCCAGCCCTTAGCAGTGATAAGGACATTACATCATTTAGTATTGATGGAGAAACGGTAAACAATCCTGCAACAGCATTTACCATTACCCTTCCTGCGGGAACTGATGTTGCGGCATTAAGTCCCACTATAGTACATGAAGGAAACTCAATCAATCCTGCTTCAAGTGTAGCACAAGATTTTACAAGTCCTGTTGATTATACGGTTACCGCTGCTGATGGAACTACGCAAGTGTATACGATTACAGTGAGTTTAGCTCCAGCCCTTAGCAGTGATAAGGACATTACATCATTTACTATTGATGGAGAAACGGTGAACAATCCTGCAACAGCATTTACGATTACACTTCTTGCGGGAACTGATGTTACCGCACTCTCGCCATCTATTACACATACTGGAGCTTCTATCAACCCTGCTTCAGGTGTAGTTCAAGATTTTACAAGTCCTGTTGATTATACAGTTACCGCTGCTGATGGAACTACGCAAGTGTATACGGTTACGGTGAATTTAGCAGCTCCTCTTAGTAGTACTAAAGACATTACATCATTTACTATTGATGGAGAAACGGTGAATGATCCTTCAACAGCGTTTACCATTACACTTCCTGCGGGAACTGATCTTGCAACACTTTCGCCATCTATTACACATACTGGAGTTTCTATCAATCCTGCTTCAGGTGTAGCTCAAAATTTTACAAGTCCTTTTGAGTATACGGTTACCGCTGCTGATGGAACTACGCAAGTGTATACGGTTACGGTGAATTTAGCAGCTCCTCTTAGTAGTACTAAAGACATTACATTATTTACTATTGATGGAGAAACGGTGAATGATCCTTCAACAGCGTTTACCATTACACTTCCTGCGGGAACTGATCTTGCAACACTTTCGCCATCTATTACACATACTGGAGCTTCTATCAATCCTGCTTCAGGTGTAGTTCAAGATTTTTCTAGTCCTACTATTTATACCGTTACTGCAGCAGATGGAAGTACAAAAGTATATACTGTTACGGTTAGTTTAGAGGCTAGTACAACAAAAGAAATCACCGCATTTACAATTGGTGGAGTAAATGGAACTATTTCAGGAACAAATATTTCGGTAACCTTGCCCGCAGGAACTAATGTAACTACCTTATCACCAAACCTAAACCATACGGGTGTTTTTGTAAATCCCGCCTCAGGAGTAGCTCAAAATTTTTCTAGTCCTACTACTTATACCGTTACTGCAGCAGATGGAAGCACACAAGTCTATACTGTTACGGTTAGTTTAGAGGCTAGTACAACAAAAGAAATCACCGCATTTACAATTGGTGGAGTAAATGGAACTATTTCAGGAACAAACATTTCGGTAACCTTGCCCGCAGGAACTAATGTAACGGCCTTATCACCAAACCTAAGCCATACGGGTGTTTTTGTAAATCCCGCCTCAGGAGTAGCTCAAAATTTTTCTAGTCCTACTACTTATACCGTTACTGCAGCAGATGGAAGCACACAAGTCTATACTGTTACGGTTAGTTTAGAGGCTAGTACAACAAAAGAAATCACCGCATTAACAATTGGTGGAGTAAATGGAACTATTTCGGGAACTAATATTTCGGTAACCTTGCCCGCAGGAACTAATGTAACTACCTTAATACCTAATGTGACCCATACGGGTATTTCTGTGAGTCCGCTAACTAATGTAGGCCAGAATTTCACTAATCCCGTAGCATATACTGTTACTGCAGCAGATGGAAGCACACAAGTCTATACTATTACGGTTAGTTTAGAGGCTAGTACAACAAAAGAAATCACTGGATTTAGTATTGGTGGAGTAAATGGAACTATTTCGGGAACTAATATTTCGGTAACCTTGCCCGCAGGAACTAATGTAACTACCTTAATACCTAATGTGACCCATACGGGTATTTCTGTGAGTCCGCTAACTAATGTAGGCCAGAATTTCACTAATCCCGTAGCATATACTGTTACTGCAGCAGATGGAAGCACACAAGTCTATACTATTACGGTTAGTTTAGAGGCTAGTACAACAAAAGAAATCACCGCATTTACAATTGGTGGAGTAAATGGAACTATTTCAGGAACTAATATTTCAGTGACCTTGCCCGCGGGAACTAATGTAACAACATTAATACCTAATGTGACCCATACGGGTATTTCTGTGAGTCCGCTAACTAGTGTAGGCCTGAATTTCACTAATCCCGTAGCATATACTGTTACTGCAGCAGATGGAAGCACACAAGTATATACTGTTACAGTTATAGTTCCAGCTGTCAACCAAGCTCCATCCGCAGAGGCAACATCGGATATAAGTTCAGGTCTTATTGATTTGGAAGTTCAATTTTCCGGTAGTACTTCTTATGATCCTGATGATGGTGATATATTAAGTTATTCATGGGATTTTGGAGACGGAACCACAGCCATAACCGCCAATCCTTCTCACACTTTTACCACAGCAGGAACTTATATGGTAACTTTAACGGTTTCCGATAATGGAACACCAATATTAAATAATACAGATACCATAACCATAACAGTAGGTAAACCAAACATTTCTGCTTTTGTGGATGCGGGTGAAGATATTTTAGTGGGTCCATTTGATTATCAGTTTAGACTTGAAGGTAATTTTAGTGGATCGACCACTGTATCTTCGATTTTATGGGAAGAAATAAGTACTGGATCCTCGACCATATCATCTCCTAACTCTTTTAATACCAACGTTACCATTACTTTAGGTGGCACTTATATTTATAAATTGACAGTTATAGATAATCTGGGTGGCGTAGGTTCCGATATAATAGAAGTAACCGTTGTTCAATGTCCTGACAGTTGTTCAACCGGAGAAAGTAGATGCTACGATCCTGCAACTAACATATGTTCCTGCGTAAATACTTCTGGACCTGTTGCAATTCTTTGTGAAGCTGAAGGAAACTAA